AGTAATAGATTGAAAATAGATTAAAAAACAAGCAACCAAGAAATCTAATAATAATAACCACATCTAGGATTTTAAAAAGTATTTTAAAACTAGAACTACCAGCAATCAAGTTGATAAATCAACGTCAGTATTACTATAATTAGGAAAGATTAAATGTTTGTAATGAAACAATAGTATGGGTAAGGATAAGGAGTACAGAGTGGTCTCTATCTCGGATTGGAAAAAATGGATCATATATAATTTAATTGGAGAAGGAGTTCACAACGTTCTCTTTGAAGATCAGATTAGAAAACTTTCTGGTAGACATTTTGATGAGAACTTGATTTTTGCATTAAATAGTCTTGTGGATAGTGGCTTGCTTCTTAAATTGGAAACTAATAGAAAAAGAAAATTTATTGTTAACTATGAAAAACTGATTGACGCACAAAAGATTTTAAACGATAATCGAAATTGGAGATTAGGCAAAATTTCTGGAATTGAAGACGGGGAAGGGAAATATGTCTCAAATAATATAAATCAATTTTACGCAGAGCCAGAAGGATATAGTTTTTGGTTCAATTTAGAAGAAAGTCCTCAAAAAAAACGGAGTGTCTATAATATTTATCATCGAAAAACAGATGATCTTGAATTTGCAGCTCAAATAATAACGCAAAAATACTCCAAAATACTTTATTTGGGATCCCTTCGACAAAATCGATCTATCATTTCAAGACTTTGGAAGGCTTGTCTTGATTTATCAGATGAAAAGATAAGAAGCGATGGTGGGTTTATTTTGCAGGATCTACAAGACAAGGAAAGAAAAGCTTGCGGCAATAATAGACAGCGTGGGAAAATAGCCTTAGTAATATTTAGAAAATTAGAATATGTAGAAGAGCATGGTAAGAAGGGTAATTCGATAATATTTAGAATCACAGGGAGACATCCTCCTTTTTCCACATTGGACGATATTATATCAGCTTGAGATTCCTAATAATTCAATAAGTCTCAAAGGCTTGTTGATTTAAAAGCGTAAGCCTATTATTAAATACCAAACTATTTTTATCTATGGAAATTCTGGAGGAGAAGATACTTGCCAAGCAGATATTCAAAAAATATTCAATAAACCCTAGAAATTGGAATTTCATTATATCCACGAATTCGATCCGCGATGGATTTTTTGATGCAACAGTGACAAACTCTGACGAATCTTGGCAGTTAAAAATTGATTCCATCTATAAACCCTCCCCGATCATAACAGGTACAAAATTGGATATTGATCCTATCAAGATGAAGAAAACATTTGATGAAGATATTATCCCATTTGGATATAGAAAAATAGATCCACCAGTCTTTATGAACATGTTTAGGAAAATTTCGGAGGAACATGAAATGTTGTCCAAGAAAAATACAGATTATATTAATAGAGAATTGAATTTCATGTTGAATTCCATGGAACCAACTGTGCCGACTAGAGGTACAGATTATCTTTACGGACCTTTCCTATATACTAGTAAAAACCTAATTGGAAAGAGCACGTATCACGATATCGTGTCAGACAAATTGACTTCAAATATAAAAAAGAAAATAAAAGAGAGATATCCAGGATATGGATAAAATTAATTGAACGGGAAGATAGATATCTTAAAACTTGAAAGCAAAATATTAAAGAATAATCCTTTAAAGGATCCATATGAAAGAGACATAATAGTTTACACTCCGGAAAATTATACTGCGAGTGTATCGTCGGGATATCCAACTATTATTTTGTTACCCTCTTTTGGAAATGATAATTATTCCACAATTAACTGGAATCCTTTTTCTATGCCAATTAACGAGAGATTGGAAAAATTGAACCTGGATCAAAAATGTGGTGAAATGATCATTGTAATCGTAAATTGTTTTAACAGATTAGGAGGAAGCCAATATATTAATTCTGTGGCTGTGGGCAGATATGAAGATTACATTATAGATGAAATTATCCCTTTAATAGACTTTAAATATAACGTTTCAAAAAGAGCTGTTCTTGGGAAATCATCGGGAGGGTATGGAGCTCTTTCCTTAGGCATGCGAAATCCAAAAATTTTTAGTGCCATAGCAGCACATTCATTTGATTCAGCGTTTGAATACTGCTACCTACCAGATTTTCCGATCGCAATCGATGTGTTAAGAAAGTACAAGAGTCCTAAAAGATGGCTTGTTGACTTTTGGAATAAGGCTAGTAAACACGATAAGAAAGATTTCACTACATTAAGTATTATGTCAATGGCTGCACATTATTCACCAAATTTGAATAATCCAGAATTAAGCACAGATTTACCATTTGATATAGAATCAGGAGAATTCAAAGAGGCCGTATGGAAATTATGGAAAGATTTTGACCCAATCAATAAAGTAAATGAATTTTCAGAGAATCTTAAAAAAATGAATCTTTTGTATTTTGATTGTGGATGTAACGATGAATTTAATCTGACCATAGGTTCAAGAATATTCAGTAAAAGATGCAGCGATCGAGGTATTAATCACGAATATGAGGAATTCGAAGGGGGTCATTTTAATACAGGCTATAGGTATGATACGTCTTTACAAAGAATATGGAATGCTATTGGATGAATATTGGGATCGATATGATTAGAAAGGAACATACTTTATACTGGTTAGTTAAATTTGACATGAAGTTTGTTAACAAGCAGACTATAAGTAGTAACACTATGTGCAACCAACTCATAGATCCGTTCATAGGATGAAAACGTAAAACATCAATCTCTCAATATAATTACAAAGAAAAGGAGAGAAATTATTTTATTACAATGTCAGGACAACTGACAATTAATAAAACATCTTGTTCCTGGTGAATGAAATACGAGGTTTTGATGAGGATTTTCAAGATTATTGTATAATTGTAAGCCAATTACGTTTTTCATGGTTCTTACCTCTCACTATATTTTCAAAATGTTGTTGGATTTCTCTTGTAATTGGTCCAATACCCCCATCGCCTATAACCCTGTGATCAATGAATCCAACCGGAACAATTTCTGATGCAGTTCCGGTCAAAAATATTTCATCAAAGTAATAAAGTTCGTCCCTAGAAATGTTATCATAACAAATGTTGATACCATGCTGTTTGGCAATTTCAATAACTGTATCTCTGGTTATTCCTTCAAGGGCTCCTGTTGAAATTGGTGGGGTGTACAATATCCCACCTTTTACAAAGAAGATATTTTCCGCGCTTGCTTCTACGACAAAACCATTAGAATTTAGCATTATCGCTTCATCGAACCCAGATTTCAAAGCTTCCATTCTTGCCAATGCAGAATTAGCATAATTTGCCACTCCTTTTGCATGAGTAGGCATTGATCTTATTCCTACCTTCTCCCAAGAAGATACCATGATGTGAATACCTTGTTCCATATCTTCTTTTTTAATATGTTCAGTCCATTTCCATGCAGATATTGCTATAGATACCTTGTTGGGCAAAGGGTTGACCCCCAATTTGCCATAGCCATAAAACGCAATTATCCTGATATAACATTCGTCCAATCTATTAGCCCTAACTACCTTTACTGTAGCTTTTTTGAGCTCATCGAATGAATATTCAAACTTCATAAAGTAGGCTTTTCCGCTATTAAACAATCTTCTTATATGATCGTCCAGTCGAAATATAGTAATTCCTTCTGCGGTTTTATAAGAACGAATTCCCTCAAATACACCGGTTCCATAATGTAATCCATGAGTTAATACATGCACCTTAGCTTCAGCATAATCAATTAAATTTCCATCAATCCAAATTTTATCACTTTCGATCATAAACAGTACACCAGGATAGTGTATCTAATTTATTATCGAGCCTTTTGAGTGTATTGATCTAATAACTTCTTCAACATTTCGATCTTCTACTAAAATGAGAATTCTAGATGTCTCTTCTTGTGCATCTATATTCAGTATGTTAATGTCTTGCTGACTAACAATACTACTGGTATCAGAAACTATTTTAGGAATTTTCCACATGGAATCTCCAATAAGAGTAACTACTCCTCTACCATATACCATTTCAACCTTTGGGTAAAATGAGCGAAATATTTTTTCATGTCTTTTTACATAGTCCCCATCCAAAAATAGGAACCTTGTCATTTCCATATTGTCTTTTTTATATGGAGATAATTTAATAAAATCATGATATTGTCTCTGTTTCTCAAATAATGCGGCAATGTGAGAGGCAGCTATGGATTCCATTCTAACGATAGCACAGTTTTTTTTACCAGTAACAATCTTAATTTTGGCTTCTGTTTCGAGTTCATCGTCTGACAACCGTTTTAATATTTGTGTATAATTAGAAGGATTTGAAATATTAGTAACCAAGATGATCAAATTTAGGTCATGATCGTCTATATCTTTAATAGCAATTGGATCCAAAATTTTCATGCCAAACATTCCTGCAAGTTTAGCTTCGTTATAAGATAGAGTCTTCACGTTGTGAAGATTCTTAGAAACGATTTTAGGGTCTGCGCTTAATACGGAATTGTCTTTTTCAAAATCAAGAATGACGTTAAACTGTGATGATAACAAAATCCCTAAGTCCGCAGCAGATCTATCAGATCCACCCCTTTCATAAGTGGTTTCCAACCCGTCTACTGTTTTTCCAATAAAACCCCCTATGCATAAAACTTCATTATCTTTAACTAACCTGATTAGTGAATCTATCTGATTTTTAGATTCGTCTAGCAAGAAACTAGCTGCTTCGAAATTATCGTCCGTAACTATTGGCCATTCATTCACGTTCACACTAGAGGATTTAATACCGTTACTTTTTAAAATATAATCCATTAAAACAGAAATCACTATTTCTCCACTATATGCAAGGATTCGCGAGCGGCTAACATCAACAAATCGACGATTCTCTGCCACTTGCTTGAGTGATATCAAAACAGTCTTGTTAAATTTCTCTAACTCGGATTCAAAACTTAGTCTGTCAGCATCTGATAAATATTTATTTGAAATCTCCAAATAGACGGTTTTTAGGACATCGATGTCTACCGGATTTGATGATGCATAATTTTTTGAAATCCGGATGGCAACATCGGTCATAGACATATTCTTTCCTTCATAATTTGTAAGAGGAGCAGAAAACACGCAAATGATCTTAGATTTTTTCCTTAGTTCTCTTATTCTGTCAATTATGATTGGGATCTTTACGCCATTTACTCCTAACGCTGATCCGCCGAATTTTGCAATTACTAATGGCTCCAATACAAAAATTAATACAATATCCTGTTATTATTTATTCAGATATTCAGCAATAAGCTTGGCAGCCTCGGAAACTCCATTTGGCACCCTTTTTTCTTTTTTTAAACGAAAGCCTGAAAGATTATCTTCCATAATTGTATCTAACTTATTAATATCCTCGTATGAAAACCCCAATTCTCTGGCCCTATCCTCTTGCTCAAAATGATTCTTAATTGGAATAAAAATGCCAGGGGTACCGTATACTAAGCTCTCATCAATTGTAGATTTTCCTGCTAATGATATAATCAAGTCTGCTGCGTACACGTATTCATGGATATTGTTTACAAAGCCGATATTCCTATAGGATTTATCTCTATTCTCATTGAATGAAATATTAGATGAATAAGATACTACCAAATCACAATCATGCCGTTTTTGTAATTTAGTAAAAGATTCGAGCGTCCTTCTTGTTAAATAATCTCCAGCTGACGTGCCCCCGGTAGTTAGCAAGATTGTAAATTTATTAAACGAGAACCTCTTTCTCAACTCATCTCGACTTGCTGTTATCTCTCTAACTATTGGACCCACATAAAATAAATTATCGCGATTATCCCCAGATTCTGGAATAATAACACAATCACTAGATTTTATCAAATTACACATAGAATTGTTGAGATATTTTTCAATACCAGACAATATCCCATTTCTTATAAAATGAGTTCTAAGTATATCTGTAACAAAGATTCTTGTAATATTGAGATCCTTGCCAACAGATAGAGAAGCAAAATCCTCATCAGTTACAATTAAAGGATTGGTATCCCGTTCCATGTCACTGGTAGATAGCCATTTTTTTACTTTTTTTTTGGATTTTCTGAAATAGGACACATATTTTAGCAACCATAAAAAACTGTTGTTTAACCTGCCTTCATCTATTGAAAACTCTGGAGGAAAATATAGATCATGGGCACTGAACTTTGATTCTTCTGAAGAATCATTCTCAATGGATATAAAATCAAAAGCTTTGGAACCCGTAATGAAGCTGAAATCATAATAATTAAATGACTTGGCAATTTCCTTTACAATGGCAATATCCCGTGTTATATGTCCAAGACCAATTGGGCTTGAAAAAAATAATGTCATGTGGATTAAACCAGCAGTATTAATGTAGAAATAATAAAAACAACGTGGATAGTTTCAAATTAAAGCTATTTTACAATCATAAGTAATTCATCGTCTGATATGAATTTCATAAATAATGGTTTTGAAGACGAACCAAATAGTAGATTCCGCGGTTCTAAGGACAGCCTTCCATTTTTTGAATGTAGTAACCAGATTGACTAATGTCTTTTGCTACTACTGGTGGAGCCGCTTGAATATGGCAGAATTGACATTCCTCTTGTGTCATTTTCTGCCCTCCTTGATCAACACTTTCAAGATACTCCTTTCCGTATTCGATTGCTTTTTCATGGGGAGTATTTGCTTCTACAATCACATCAAAATGCATTATTCTTCCATCTTTTTTTGTAACATATGTATCATATACTGCACATTCCATATACCTTTTTTTGGACAGACATCATATTTAATTTATTACATCGTTATCTAATACGAAATTGAGATTTTGGTACTTTAGATGTTCAAAATTCGATATGATATATGAAAACAGGATAATTGGCTTTACGTAACAACTACATAGAACCAACCATTATCAGAAAGCAAATGAAAATGTAGACAGAAAATCGTTGATTATACGCATGGAGTAGTAGTGGCACCTACTTAGGGAATTCTTAAGGTATAAATCAATGGTTCTTTATGATGGTTCTGAACATCTTGGAAATGACCATAGTTGACTCCTGCACAAGGCGTTGTATATGGCACACTAGAATTAATCAAGGCAGAAACTACTTCATCAGAAGTAGCACTAGGTTTAATACTTTTATACAAAGCGGCCTGTCCTGCAACAACAGGGGCTGCCATACTTGTACCACTGTCAAATGCGTACCCTTGTTCCTTGTAGGTCGAGAATATGTTCACACCCGGTGCTGCAAGATCAATACTATTGCCATAATTACTGAAACTCGCAGCATAATCGTCAGGACCTCCTATAGTACTATTGCCCCTACCTCCACATTCTCCGTCACTATCAGATATCGCAGAAACTGCTATTACTCCAGGGATTCTTGCTGGAGAAGTTAATGAGGTGTTAATATTACTGTTTCCAGCGGCTACTACATATATCAATCCCTTTGCGAGAGATTCATTAATAGCCTTATCCAATTTGTTTGATGGTGGATTTTCAATACTTAGATTAACTATGTCTATCTCGTCAGCATGATCATTAACGTACTGTATGCCCTTTATTTGAGACGATAGAGGACAGTTGCCGTTGACATCACATACCTTTATTGCCCAAAGCTTTGCTCCGGGTGCGACGCCTAGAATACCTATGGAATTATCTTTTGCTGCAGCTATTCCAGCAATATGAGATCCATGACCCAAGTCGTCATCCCCTGTTAGCGCACCTTCTACGAAAGATACATTCCTGTAGACATTCAAATCGGGATGGTCAAGACTTATTCCTGTATCCAAGATTGCGATATCAACATTCGAAAAATCTAATTCTCCCGATTGTTTGGAAAAAGCATTTTCCAATTTTTCACTTGTGATATTGAGCACATTTGCATTGATCCTTTCAAGGCTATCAGGTATGGTTTGATTATGGTATCTAACTGAGGTGATCTTTCCGTTTAAATCTTGATTAATTGCAAAAATCCTTGGATCGTTACTAAGTTTGTTCATAAAATCCCTCTCATTTAGTTGTCCACTATTATTCATATTAATAACAAAACCAGGTGGATTCTCAAAAACAAATTTTATTTCACCATTTTGGATATAATCTTGCGAAACTAGTCTTGAATTTGTGGTAACACTTTCATTCAACCACACAATAAATTGTAAAGGTATAGGTTCATACCTCAGATTTGGAACGAATGTTCTGTCAAATACGTATATCGTAGGAAAGGAAAAGTTTTCATTTAAGGAAATATCAAATGTCTTGGTATTATTAACATTGTACTGATCTAGGATTTCTACTGTATACCAAGAATAATCTAGTCCGTTTAAGGTTATTACCGAGATATCAGAATCACAATCAAAAAAATCATTATTCACAAAATATAGAGAATCTTCAGTTGTATATGGATTAGGAGATATCTTATATACTTGCGAAAAATCTTGATCGGTTATAATTGTTAATGATCCTTTTGCAAAAATATCTGTTGGATTAGGTCCGCAATCCTTGACTGTTGTTTGAAACTCTTGTTGAATAGGAGTTTCAGGTGGGGTATCAGGAGTTTCAGGTGGGGTATCAGGAGTTTCAGGTGGGGTATCAGGAGTTTCAGGTGGGGTATCAGGAGTTTCAGGTGGGGTATCAGGAGTTTCAGGTGGGGTATCAGGAGTTTCAGGTGGGGTATCAGGAGTTTCAGGTGGGGTATCAGGAGTTTCAGGTGGGGTATCAGGAGTTTCAGGTGGGGTATCAGGAGTTTCAGGTGGGGTATCAGGAGTTTCAGGTGGGGTATCAGGAGTTTCAGGTGGGGTATCAGGAGTTTCAGGTGGGGTATCAGGAGTAACAGACACAGTTACAGAATCAGGATCACTGGTAGCAGTGTCACTACTTACCACTAACTGGAAGGTAAGTTTAGTTTCTTCTTCTACCTGTGGAGATGTAAATGTGGGATTTGCAGATATAGGGTTATTTAGGATCACTTCTGGACCACTAGTCTGTTGCCAATCGAAGTTTAGTGATGGACGAACATCATCACCAGAAGTATTAGGATCATAGCTTTTGCTACCATCCAATTTGGTCAACATATCGCTTTGTACAGTTATGTCAGTGCCAGCATCAGCAACTGGAGATAAATAATCAGAGTTGGAGTCTGAGGAAGAGGTAGAGTTAGAGTTGGAGTCTGGGGAAGAGTTGGAGTCTGGGGAAGAGTTGGAGTCTGGGGAAGAGTTGGAGTCTGGGGAAGAGTTGGAGTCTGGGGAAGAGTTGGAGTCTGGGGAAGAGTTGGAGTCTGGGGAAGAGTTGGAGTCTGGGGAAGAGTTGGAGTCTGGGGAAGAGTTGGAGTCTGGGGAAGAGTTGGAGTCTGGGGAAGAGTTGGAGTCTGGGGAAGAGGTAGAGGTGTCGCCTTTTTCAACTTCTGGTTCAGAATTTCTCAATGTACCAAATGCTTTTGAGACATCAAAATCCTCTATTGATTTGAGTGGAATAAAAAAATAAAAATGAAAGACGCTAATTACAGACAATAAAAAAATAACAAATGAAACAAGAAATAATTTTCTATTGACCATTTTAGATTTCACGGTTGAACATATTTTGTATCTAAAAAAGTACTCGTGCTCGATTCAATCACAAGACAGGCATATGACGTCTATCGCTATCTAACGAGCCTGGAAATGAAGAGATAGTCCCATTTATGTTATTCTCGGTTGAGTTGGAATCTGTCAGGAGGGTGGAGTTGGAATCTGTCAGGAGGGTGGAGTTGGAATCTGTCAGGAGGGTGGAGTTGGTATCCAAATTAGCAAAAACATTCGACAAGGTCAATGTAAATAGAGCAAGGATTAATAAGCTAATCGAAAAGACAGCAAAGAAATTATATCCATCGAATTTGTTGTAGTTTTTTATTGTCATACTATCCATGAAGTTTATAAATAGATAAATTTTGTCTTGACTTTATTATACTCTCATAGTCTAAAATTCTAAAAGTATAAGAATAATAGAAATTATTTAAGAGATTATGAAAAATTATTTTGAAGGATATTATTGCAGGGATGACCTTCATTTACAAGTAATTAATAAGGACAGTAATCGGAAAATTCTAAATGCACTGCGTGAAGCATATCCTATAGGTTTGTCGGTCGAGGAACTAAGCGAAGTTACCAAACTACCAATAAAGACTGTCTACGCTCAGAAGGCCGAACTCTATAGAGAGTATTACATAAATCATGTTGAGGAAGAAAAGAAAAATCAAAGAGGTAGACCATCCAAAAGACAAGATCCTTTTATTTTCCGTAAGAGGGCTCGACTAGTAATTGAGGAGTTGTTTGGAGTTCACGATATATATGAAGGCAATAAACCAGTTCCTTTACCCCCCGGACACACAATTTATTCTGACGGTTTTGCAGAAACCTTGAGTAAGCTGACCCTCAAGGAGGAGAAGAATGAATTATTTATCACTCTTTTAGATTATGCGAGAAAAGTACTGTCGAGAGCGTACAATAACGAGGAGATCAAAGATAAATGGGCTCCAAGTAATGAGGGAAATTATTGTTGTACCCAATGCGGGTTAAACCACGAAGCGCGTGATTTTTTTCGGGCAATATTTTTGAACTTAATTGATGAATTTGAACAGAGTAAGCATTTTGTGGATTTTCTCAAG
This Candidatus Nitrosocosmicus oleophilus DNA region includes the following protein-coding sequences:
- a CDS encoding alpha/beta hydrolase, translated to MNGKIDILKLESKILKNNPLKDPYERDIIVYTPENYTASVSSGYPTIILLPSFGNDNYSTINWNPFSMPINERLEKLNLDQKCGEMIIVIVNCFNRLGGSQYINSVAVGRYEDYIIDEIIPLIDFKYNVSKRAVLGKSSGGYGALSLGMRNPKIFSAIAAHSFDSAFEYCYLPDFPIAIDVLRKYKSPKRWLVDFWNKASKHDKKDFTTLSIMSMAAHYSPNLNNPELSTDLPFDIESGEFKEAVWKLWKDFDPINKVNEFSENLKKMNLLYFDCGCNDEFNLTIGSRIFSKRCSDRGINHEYEEFEGGHFNTGYRYDTSLQRIWNAIG
- a CDS encoding branched-chain amino acid transaminase — protein: MIESDKIWIDGNLIDYAEAKVHVLTHGLHYGTGVFEGIRSYKTAEGITIFRLDDHIRRLFNSGKAYFMKFEYSFDELKKATVKVVRANRLDECYIRIIAFYGYGKLGVNPLPNKVSIAISAWKWTEHIKKEDMEQGIHIMVSSWEKVGIRSMPTHAKGVANYANSALARMEALKSGFDEAIMLNSNGFVVEASAENIFFVKGGILYTPPISTGALEGITRDTVIEIAKQHGINICYDNISRDELYYFDEIFLTGTASEIVPVGFIDHRVIGDGGIGPITREIQQHFENIVRGKNHEKRNWLTIIQ
- a CDS encoding aspartate kinase; translated protein: MEPLVIAKFGGSALGVNGVKIPIIIDRIRELRKKSKIICVFSAPLTNYEGKNMSMTDVAIRISKNYASSNPVDIDVLKTVYLEISNKYLSDADRLSFESELEKFNKTVLISLKQVAENRRFVDVSRSRILAYSGEIVISVLMDYILKSNGIKSSSVNVNEWPIVTDDNFEAASFLLDESKNQIDSLIRLVKDNEVLCIGGFIGKTVDGLETTYERGGSDRSAADLGILLSSQFNVILDFEKDNSVLSADPKIVSKNLHNVKTLSYNEAKLAGMFGMKILDPIAIKDIDDHDLNLIILVTNISNPSNYTQILKRLSDDELETEAKIKIVTGKKNCAIVRMESIAASHIAALFEKQRQYHDFIKLSPYKKDNMEMTRFLFLDGDYVKRHEKIFRSFYPKVEMVYGRGVVTLIGDSMWKIPKIVSDTSSIVSQQDINILNIDAQEETSRILILVEDRNVEEVIRSIHSKGSIIN
- a CDS encoding glycosyltransferase — its product is MTLFFSSPIGLGHITRDIAIVKEIAKSFNYYDFSFITGSKAFDFISIENDSSEESKFSAHDLYFPPEFSIDEGRLNNSFLWLLKYVSYFRKSKKKVKKWLSTSDMERDTNPLIVTDEDFASLSVGKDLNITRIFVTDILRTHFIRNGILSGIEKYLNNSMCNLIKSSDCVIIPESGDNRDNLFYVGPIVREITASRDELRKRFSFNKFTILLTTGGTSAGDYLTRRTLESFTKLQKRHDCDLVVSYSSNISFNENRDKSYRNIGFVNNIHEYVYAADLIISLAGKSTIDESLVYGTPGIFIPIKNHFEQEDRARELGFSYEDINKLDTIMEDNLSGFRLKKEKRVPNGVSEAAKLIAEYLNK
- a CDS encoding DUF2024 family protein, with the translated sequence MECAVYDTYVTKKDGRIMHFDVIVEANTPHEKAIEYGKEYLESVDQGGQKMTQEECQFCHIQAAPPVVAKDISQSGYYIQKMEGCP
- a CDS encoding S8 family serine peptidase — translated: MTVQSDMLTKLDGSKSYDPNTSGDDVRPSLNFDWQQTSGPEVILNNPISANPTFTSPQVEEETKLTFQLVVSSDTATSDPDSVTVSVTPDTPPETPDTPPETPDTPPETPDTPPETPDTPPETPDTPPETPDTPPETPDTPPETPDTPPETPDTPPETPDTPPETPDTPPETPDTPPETPDTPPETPIQQEFQTTVKDCGPNPTDIFAKGSLTIITDQDFSQVYKISPNPYTTEDSLYFVNNDFFDCDSDISVITLNGLDYSWYTVEILDQYNVNNTKTFDISLNENFSFPTIYVFDRTFVPNLRYEPIPLQFIVWLNESVTTNSRLVSQDYIQNGEIKFVFENPPGFVINMNNSGQLNERDFMNKLSNDPRIFAINQDLNGKITSVRYHNQTIPDSLERINANVLNITSEKLENAFSKQSGELDFSNVDIAILDTGISLDHPDLNVYRNVSFVEGALTGDDDLGHGSHIAGIAAAKDNSIGILGVAPGAKLWAIKVCDVNGNCPLSSQIKGIQYVNDHADEIDIVNLSIENPPSNKLDKAINESLAKGLIYVVAAGNSNINTSLTSPARIPGVIAVSAISDSDGECGGRGNSTIGGPDDYAASFSNYGNSIDLAAPGVNIFSTYKEQGYAFDSGTSMAAPVVAGQAALYKSIKPSATSDEVVSALINSSVPYTTPCAGVNYGHFQDVQNHHKEPLIYTLRIP